The Neofelis nebulosa isolate mNeoNeb1 chromosome 16, mNeoNeb1.pri, whole genome shotgun sequence genome includes a window with the following:
- the WNT9B gene encoding protein Wnt-9b: MRPPPALALAALCLLALPAAAAAYFGLTGREVLTPFPGLGTAAAPAQSGVHLKPCDLLKLSRRQKQLCRREPGLAETLQDAAHLSLLECQFQFRHERWNCSLEGRTGLLKRGFKETAFLYAMSSAALTHTLARACSAGRMERCTCDDSPGLESRQAWQWGVCGDNLKYSTKFLSNFLGPKRGSKDLRARADAHNTHVGIKAVKSGLRTTCKCHGVSGSCAVRTCWKQLAPFRETGQALKLRYDSAVKVSSATNEALGRLELWAPARPGSPTKGPAPRPGDLVYMEDSPSFCRPSKYSPGTAGRVCSREASCSSLCCGRGYDTQSRLVAFSCHCQVQWCCYVECQQCVQEELIYTCKH; this comes from the exons ATGCGCCCCCCGCCCGCGCTGGCCCTGGCCGCGCTCTGCCTGCTGGCGctgcccgccgccgccgccgcctacTTCGG CCTGACCGGGCGGGAGGTCCTGACGCCCTTCCCAGGGCTGGGCACTGCTGCGGCCCCAGCACAGAGCGGGGTCCACCTGAAGCCGTGTGACCTGCTGAAGCTGTCCCGCCGACAGAAACAGCTCTGCCGGAGGGAGCCCGGCCTGGCCGAGACCCTGCAGGACGCCGCTCACCTCAGCCTGCTCGAGTGCCAGTTTCAGTTCCGACATGAGCGCTGGAACTGCAGTCTGGAGGGGAGGACAGGCCTGCTCAAGAGAG GTTTCAAGGAGACGGCCTTCCTGTATGCAATGTCCTCCGCTGCCCTCACCCACACTCTGGCCCGGGCCTGCAGCGCCGGGCGCATGGAGCGCTGCACCTGTGATGATTCTCCGGGCCTGGAGAGCCGGCAGGCCTGGCAGTGGGGCGTGTGCGGCGACAACCTCAAGTACAGCACCAAGTTCCTGAGCAACTTCCTGGGGCCCAAGAGAGGAAGCAAAGACCTGAGAGCACGGGCAGACGCTCACAACACCCACGTGGGCATCAAG GCAGTGAAGAGTGGCCTCAGGACCACATGTAAGTGCCACGGTGTGTCGGGCTCCTGTGCCGTGCGCACCTGCTGGAAGCAGCTCGCCCCGTTCCGCGAGACGGGCCAGGCGCTAAAACTGCGTTATGACTCAGCTGTCAAGGTGTCCAGTGCCACCAACGAGGCCTTGGGCCGCCTGGAGCTGTGGGCGCCCGCCCGGCCGGGCAGCCCCACCAAGGGCCCGGCCCCGCGGCCCGGGGACCTGGTCTATATGGAAGACTCGCCCAGTTTCTGCCGGCCCAGCAAGTACTCGCCCGGCACGGCGGGCAGGGTGTGTTCCCGGGAGGCCAGCTGCAGCAGCCTGTGCTGCGGGCGGGGCTACGACACCCAGAGCCGCCTGGTGGCCTTCTCCTGCCACTGCCAGGTGCAGTGGTGCTGCTACGTGGAGTGCCAGCAGTGCGTGCAGGAGGAGCTCATATACACCTGCAAGCATTAG